The genome window GGTCAAAGCAAACAACGTCTCCTTCGTTCAAGGTAATTTCAGAAAAACAATTACCCAAGTATGGGAGCCAGTTTGCTCACATTGTGATCGATACGCAAGCCCGTCCAAGCAACGAAGATTTTGCAGATCTTGTCGATACTTCTGATCTTCTGGTTTTGCCGAGTCCCCCTACGTTTCTAGATCTACAAGCCCTGGTCGAGACAACTGAGGTTCTCACCTCAATTGGCTGTAAAAAACATAAGGTTCTGCTGACCAAGGTTCCAACCAATACAGGTTCAACCGATGAACGAGATGCCAGGGAGTTTTTAGAAGAACAAAGCATTCCCGTCTTCAAAGGAAGAATTCGCTTCTACAAAGCCTATGAAAAGGCGGCTCTCAATGGCACTCCCGTAAACCTGGTGAAAGGAGATCGGAATGCTGCTATTGCATGGGCAGACTACAAAACTGTGAT of Oscillatoria sp. FACHB-1407 contains these proteins:
- a CDS encoding nucleotide-binding protein → MVNSETVAGCKEDQKQHFFEKVSNFYCPFNFFLQIACKILNTCTFFPMQGTEFMIITIASLKGGVGKTTTAFHVAAYLQSLANTVLVDGDPNRSAIAWSKQTTSPSFKVISEKQLPKYGSQFAHIVIDTQARPSNEDFADLVDTSDLLVLPSPPTFLDLQALVETTEVLTSIGCKKHKVLLTKVPTNTGSTDERDAREFLEEQSIPVFKGRIRFYKAYEKAALNGTPVNLVKGDRNAAIAWADYKTVIEEALEEVYASGKV